A genomic window from Candidatus Zymogenus saltonus includes:
- a CDS encoding transcriptional repressor, which yields MKNIGEKEITSSDPAVILRNSGLKRTLGRIKILEVLIKSVRPLTGKELLDKMGDDAVDPASVYRTLNALFEREVVHKIEGSDNIYHFAINRGEGAHPHFTCRTCGRMECLKMTAFPRIDIDLEQEGYLVERENLFIVGLCPACSIKE from the coding sequence ATGAAGAATATCGGAGAAAAAGAAATTACTTCAAGCGATCCTGCGGTTATCTTGAGGAACAGTGGATTAAAGAGGACCCTGGGGAGGATCAAGATTCTCGAGGTCTTGATAAAATCGGTGCGCCCCCTGACCGGCAAGGAGCTGTTGGATAAGATGGGGGATGACGCCGTTGACCCCGCCTCGGTCTACCGCACCCTCAACGCGTTGTTCGAGAGGGAGGTTGTCCATAAGATCGAGGGATCGGATAACATCTATCACTTCGCCATAAACAGGGGGGAAGGCGCGCATCCGCACTTCACGTGCCGTACCTGCGGCCGGATGGAATGCCTCAAGATGACCGCCTTTCCACGTATCGATATTGATCTTGAGCAAGAGGGCTACCTCGTGGAGAGGGAGAATTTATTTATTGTGGGGCTTTGCCCAGCATGCAGTATTAAAGAATAA